One Desulfobulbus propionicus DSM 2032 DNA segment encodes these proteins:
- a CDS encoding universal stress protein gives MVAIERRDPSASSPPLLDHRVEHHQDRPYILVVTRNGHLSEHVMDYALNVAHRLGYGIVTVHVDTLPFYKDSGRRCRLFAAAMEESTALFRGKAKTKKVAIEHLREEGKVGVVVSRLCHAKKRIEFVIIDKGIRLGEVAKHSPVPVFPVITTNQGQRKRTLIHPPNNKGVTAMSTTSRKRHVKNCFLFGTLTTGLYAAVFANQDVVMTYFAKGGLFAVLPVATVFAVSFFHGNFTSAFWSALGIEASRKTAAPRVEQDRPLTEPVVAPRPDTRPRLQLNA, from the coding sequence ATGGTTGCCATAGAGAGGCGTGATCCGTCAGCCTCCTCCCCGCCCCTCCTCGACCACCGGGTCGAGCACCATCAGGATCGTCCTTACATTCTCGTGGTGACGCGCAACGGACACCTGTCCGAGCATGTCATGGACTATGCCCTCAATGTGGCCCATCGGCTGGGCTACGGCATTGTCACGGTCCATGTCGACACCCTTCCCTTTTACAAGGACAGCGGTAGACGCTGTCGGCTGTTCGCTGCGGCCATGGAAGAGAGCACGGCTCTGTTTCGCGGCAAGGCAAAGACCAAGAAAGTGGCCATCGAGCATCTCCGCGAGGAGGGCAAGGTGGGCGTCGTCGTCAGCCGGCTCTGCCACGCCAAGAAACGGATCGAATTCGTCATCATCGACAAGGGCATCCGCCTGGGCGAGGTCGCCAAACATTCTCCGGTTCCTGTTTTTCCCGTCATCACAACCAACCAAGGTCAGCGCAAGAGGACCCTTATTCATCCCCCCAACAACAAAGGAGTAACAGCTATGTCCACCACCAGCAGAAAACGGCACGTGAAGAATTGTTTCCTTTTTGGCACCCTGACAACGGGATTGTACGCGGCTGTGTTTGCCAACCAGGATGTTGTAATGACCTATTTCGCCAAGGGTGGTTTGTTCGCGGTGCTGCCGGTGGCAACGGTCTTTGCGGTGTCCTTTTTCCACGGCAACTTCACCAGCGCCTTCTGGTCGGCACTCGGGATCGAAGCCTCCAGGAAAACCGCCGCGCCGCGGGTGGAGCAGGACCGTCCGCTCACGGAGCCGGTCGTTGCCCCTCGTCCGGATACCCGGCCTCGGCTGCAGCTGAATGCCTGA
- the lon gene encoding endopeptidase La, producing MFFKKRIEPAEETSRHQTAPSSPSPLDLLRGRIREAHLPHLVMEAVTGELEKLEKTEPAVAEYSVGFNYIELVLSLPWNVSSQCTFDLERAQRVLDTRHYGLAQVKQRILEFLAAKTLCSKARQSILIVDDEEIARANMEHVLKKEGYACHCASHGAEALEIMAREDIDLIITDLKMERMDGIELLQHVNRTSPEIPVIMVTGFATVSSAVDALKKGAAHYLGKPVNLDELRKTVKEVLEKKLFVQMGKGPILCFTGPPGTGKTSVGKAIAEALQRQFIRISLAGLRDEAELRGHRRTYVGALPGRVITELKRAGVNNPVLMLDEIDKIGQDFRGDPASVLLEVLDPEQNTHFTDHYLELPFDLSRVMFIATANDVSTLPRPLLDRMECIEFSGYTEKEKLHIAQQFILPRQLKLAGLSKFSVAFTSEALSRVINDYTRESGLRNLERQISDICRKIAMMCLKSTSGQEEPGQVDAATVSRLLGPRKFYREAAEAVPQVGVATGMVWAETGGEIISVETARMPGSGTLLLTGSLGEVLRESAQTVLSFLRSKSEAFGIAADFYQHSDLHVHFPSGAIPKDGPSAGVTIFAALLSLLTGRPARRDVAMTGEMTLTGRILPVNGIREKVLAAKRAGVRVVLLPLANREEVEALEGDVVAGVRVLLVANAAELLEPLFAPPGSEEEKTPASGVGMFQTVSLDLAPQRNPVDPENPDRG from the coding sequence ATGTTTTTTAAAAAACGGATTGAACCTGCCGAAGAGACCTCTCGGCATCAGACAGCCCCTTCCTCTCCTTCGCCGCTGGATCTGCTGCGCGGCAGGATCAGGGAGGCGCACCTCCCCCATCTGGTCATGGAAGCGGTGACCGGCGAGTTGGAAAAGCTGGAAAAGACGGAACCGGCGGTGGCGGAATATTCGGTGGGGTTCAACTACATCGAACTGGTGCTCAGTCTGCCGTGGAATGTCTCGTCACAGTGCACCTTCGATCTGGAGCGGGCGCAGCGTGTTCTCGATACCCGCCATTACGGCCTGGCCCAGGTCAAACAACGCATTCTCGAGTTCTTGGCGGCCAAAACCCTGTGCAGCAAGGCACGGCAGTCCATCTTGATTGTCGATGACGAGGAAATCGCCCGCGCCAACATGGAGCATGTGCTCAAGAAGGAAGGCTATGCGTGCCATTGCGCCAGCCACGGTGCCGAGGCCCTGGAGATCATGGCGCGCGAGGATATCGACTTGATCATCACCGATCTGAAGATGGAGCGGATGGATGGCATCGAGCTGCTGCAGCATGTCAACCGGACCTCGCCCGAGATCCCGGTGATCATGGTCACTGGGTTCGCCACGGTCAGTTCGGCGGTGGACGCCCTGAAAAAGGGCGCGGCCCACTATCTGGGCAAGCCGGTCAACCTTGATGAGTTGCGCAAGACGGTCAAGGAGGTGCTGGAGAAGAAATTGTTCGTGCAGATGGGCAAGGGACCGATCCTCTGCTTCACCGGCCCTCCGGGCACAGGCAAGACCTCGGTGGGCAAGGCGATCGCCGAGGCGTTGCAGCGCCAGTTCATCCGCATTTCCCTAGCCGGCCTGCGCGACGAGGCGGAACTGCGCGGCCACCGGCGGACCTATGTCGGCGCCCTGCCCGGACGGGTGATCACCGAGCTGAAGCGGGCCGGGGTCAACAATCCGGTGCTGATGCTCGATGAAATCGACAAAATCGGCCAGGATTTCCGTGGCGATCCCGCCTCGGTCCTCCTTGAGGTGCTCGATCCGGAACAGAACACCCATTTCACCGACCATTATCTCGAACTGCCCTTTGATTTGTCGCGGGTCATGTTCATCGCCACGGCCAACGATGTGTCCACTCTGCCCCGGCCGCTGCTCGATCGCATGGAGTGCATCGAATTCTCGGGCTACACGGAAAAGGAAAAACTGCATATCGCGCAACAGTTCATCCTCCCCCGTCAACTCAAGCTCGCCGGGCTGTCCAAATTCTCTGTCGCTTTCACGTCCGAGGCCCTGTCCCGGGTTATCAACGACTACACCCGGGAATCGGGATTGCGGAACCTGGAACGGCAGATTTCCGATATTTGCCGGAAAATAGCCATGATGTGCCTCAAGTCCACCTCCGGACAGGAAGAGCCGGGTCAGGTCGATGCCGCGACGGTGAGCAGGCTGCTCGGCCCGCGAAAATTCTACCGCGAGGCCGCGGAGGCGGTGCCCCAGGTCGGCGTGGCCACGGGGATGGTGTGGGCGGAGACCGGGGGCGAGATTATCAGTGTCGAGACGGCGCGGATGCCGGGCTCCGGGACCCTGTTGCTTACCGGTTCCTTGGGGGAGGTGCTGCGGGAGTCGGCGCAAACGGTTCTCAGTTTTCTGCGCAGCAAGAGTGAGGCGTTCGGGATTGCCGCCGATTTTTACCAGCACAGCGATTTGCATGTACACTTTCCCTCCGGGGCCATTCCCAAGGACGGACCATCGGCAGGGGTGACCATCTTTGCCGCCCTGCTGTCGCTGCTCACCGGCCGCCCGGCTAGGAGGGATGTGGCCATGACCGGCGAGATGACCCTCACCGGCCGCATCCTGCCGGTCAACGGCATTCGCGAGAAAGTATTGGCCGCCAAACGGGCCGGGGTGCGGGTGGTGCTGCTGCCGCTGGCCAATCGGGAGGAGGTGGAGGCCCTGGAGGGTGACGTTGTCGCGGGGGTGCGGGTGCTCTTGGTGGCAAACGCCGCCGAACTGCTGGAGCCGCTGTTCGCGCCGCCTGGGTCGGAGGAGGAAAAAACGCCCGCCTCAGGCGTCGGGATGTTCCAGACCGTATCGCTTGATCTTGCGCCACAGCGAAACCCGGTCGATCCCGAGAATCCTGACCGCGGCTGA
- a CDS encoding sigma-54-dependent transcriptional regulator — translation MNQRKILIVDDEPIARDNLAHIVGKDGHTALVAADGQQAIDLLKKQEVDLVLTDLCMPGKDGMAVLDEAKQRWPAVEVVVITGHASVDTAVEAMRRGAYHYVAKPFKINELRAVVDKALEKNQLRKELHRLREQVDAHKGTMRIVGQSPKIQALRETIHQVSQLDCNVLIQGETGTGKELVARTIHELSPRNKKRFVAFNCGVFTEELITSELFGYERGAFTGANKSKKGLLEMAEGGTVFFDEVGELPLSMQVKLLRVLQERTLLRVGGTSEIPVDFRVLAATNKDLKRETESGGFRADLYYRLDVLTIAVPSLAERKEDIPLLAQHFLAKHIRLGRPVPRLAPEAEKQLMRYDYPGNIRELENIAQRILIACDSDIVEPRHIASVLGGTEHLTIRDSREDWPTLEEHEKRYILEVLDEVEGNKSAAVRILGIDRVSLWRKIKRYGLEHPDA, via the coding sequence ATGAACCAACGGAAAATTCTCATCGTCGACGACGAACCCATCGCCCGTGACAATCTGGCCCACATCGTGGGCAAGGACGGCCACACCGCCCTGGTGGCCGCGGACGGGCAGCAGGCGATCGATCTCCTCAAAAAGCAGGAGGTGGATCTGGTGCTCACCGATCTGTGCATGCCGGGCAAGGACGGCATGGCGGTGCTCGATGAAGCCAAACAGCGCTGGCCAGCGGTGGAGGTGGTGGTGATCACCGGCCATGCCAGCGTGGACACCGCGGTCGAAGCCATGCGGCGCGGGGCCTACCATTACGTGGCCAAGCCGTTCAAGATCAATGAACTGCGCGCCGTCGTCGACAAGGCCCTGGAAAAAAATCAGCTGCGCAAGGAGCTCCACCGCCTGCGCGAGCAGGTGGACGCGCACAAAGGCACGATGCGCATCGTCGGCCAAAGTCCGAAAATCCAAGCGCTGCGCGAAACCATCCATCAGGTGTCGCAGCTTGACTGCAATGTGCTCATCCAGGGAGAAACCGGCACCGGCAAGGAACTGGTCGCCCGGACCATCCATGAACTGAGCCCCCGGAACAAAAAGCGCTTTGTCGCCTTCAACTGCGGCGTGTTCACCGAGGAGCTGATCACCAGCGAACTGTTCGGGTATGAGCGCGGCGCCTTTACCGGGGCCAACAAGAGCAAGAAGGGGCTGCTGGAGATGGCCGAAGGCGGCACGGTCTTTTTCGACGAGGTGGGGGAATTGCCGCTTTCCATGCAGGTGAAGCTGCTGCGGGTTCTCCAAGAACGCACCCTGCTGCGGGTGGGCGGGACCTCGGAGATACCGGTGGACTTCAGGGTGCTGGCCGCCACCAACAAGGATTTGAAACGGGAAACCGAGAGCGGCGGTTTCCGCGCCGACCTCTACTATCGGCTGGATGTGCTGACCATCGCCGTTCCTTCCCTGGCCGAGCGCAAGGAGGACATTCCCCTGTTGGCCCAGCATTTCCTGGCCAAACACATCCGTCTGGGGCGGCCGGTGCCCCGGTTAGCGCCCGAGGCGGAAAAACAACTGATGCGCTACGATTATCCCGGCAATATCCGGGAACTGGAAAATATCGCCCAGCGCATTCTCATCGCCTGCGACAGCGATATCGTCGAACCACGGCACATTGCCAGCGTGTTGGGCGGCACCGAACACCTGACCATCCGCGACAGCCGCGAGGACTGGCCCACCCTGGAAGAGCACGAGAAACGCTACATCCTCGAGGTGCTCGACGAGGTGGAGGGCAACAAGTCAGCCGCGGTCAGGATTCTCGGGATCGACCGGGTTTCGCTGTGGCGCAAGATCAAGCGATACGGTCTGGAACATCCCGACGCCTGA
- a CDS encoding HAMP domain-containing sensor histidine kinase produces the protein MQKPLAFGLSQKILAVLVFYIGAIMMMAYVSHDDLVATEKKIGVLELSYEIQNNVLEARRHEKNYFLYGNKESLNENLRMMHSTIETCQKIINTDKGFFINPKLHHLINEINLYIQNITSLIKSQDQANISHNETSNTIRQQGKILSELSEHIVTFEKNQIHLMVITLRNQLISWSSVAIFIGIMLSLLIVYLIFKPLSVIKKATEAIAQGKFRKIEVINTRDEIQQVMETFNIMVSELERRQDQLIQAEKLSSLGTLTAGVAHQLNNPLNNISTSCQIAVDEFDSGDVPLLKRMLTNIDQETLRARDVVKSLLEFSRAQDFCLREIQLAEVVSKAVLLAKSQVPPQIAMTIDIPRDLVFSIDVQRMQEVFINLIINAAQAIEGEGRISIEAALDAAADEVVIEVSDTGAGISEENQARVFDPFFTTKEAGQGTGLGLSVVYGIIQKHQGTITVQSTPGQGTSFVIRLPFPGPKDSLLPTA, from the coding sequence ATGCAGAAACCTCTCGCTTTTGGACTGAGCCAAAAAATACTGGCCGTCCTGGTTTTTTATATTGGTGCCATCATGATGATGGCCTACGTTTCCCATGACGATCTTGTCGCCACCGAGAAAAAGATAGGAGTCCTGGAACTTTCGTACGAGATCCAGAACAACGTGCTTGAAGCGCGACGCCACGAAAAAAATTATTTCTTGTACGGCAACAAGGAATCACTGAACGAAAATTTGCGGATGATGCACAGCACCATCGAAACATGTCAAAAAATCATCAATACCGACAAAGGATTTTTCATCAATCCGAAGTTACATCATCTTATCAATGAAATTAATCTCTATATTCAAAATATAACCTCATTGATCAAATCCCAGGATCAAGCGAACATCAGCCACAATGAAACGTCCAATACCATACGACAGCAAGGAAAAATTCTGTCGGAACTCAGCGAGCACATCGTCACCTTTGAAAAAAATCAAATACACCTCATGGTGATAACCTTGCGCAACCAGCTTATTTCCTGGTCGTCGGTGGCGATATTTATCGGCATCATGCTGTCGCTGCTCATCGTCTACCTCATTTTCAAGCCGCTGTCGGTGATCAAGAAGGCCACCGAGGCCATTGCCCAGGGAAAATTCCGCAAGATCGAGGTGATCAACACCCGGGACGAGATCCAGCAGGTCATGGAGACCTTCAATATCATGGTGTCCGAACTGGAACGGCGGCAAGACCAGCTCATCCAGGCGGAAAAGCTCTCCTCCCTGGGCACCCTGACCGCCGGTGTGGCCCACCAGCTCAACAACCCATTGAACAACATCTCCACCTCCTGCCAGATCGCGGTGGACGAATTCGACAGCGGCGACGTCCCTCTGCTCAAGCGCATGCTCACCAATATCGACCAGGAAACGCTGCGGGCCAGGGACGTGGTCAAAAGCCTGCTGGAATTCTCGCGCGCCCAGGATTTCTGCCTGCGGGAGATACAGTTGGCCGAGGTGGTCAGCAAGGCGGTGCTTCTCGCCAAGAGTCAGGTGCCGCCGCAGATCGCCATGACCATCGACATCCCCCGGGATCTGGTTTTCTCCATCGATGTCCAGCGGATGCAGGAGGTGTTCATCAACCTGATCATTAACGCGGCCCAGGCCATCGAAGGCGAGGGCAGGATCAGCATCGAGGCTGCCCTCGATGCAGCGGCCGACGAAGTAGTCATCGAGGTCAGCGACACCGGCGCAGGTATCTCGGAAGAAAACCAGGCACGAGTCTTCGATCCCTTCTTCACCACCAAAGAGGCGGGACAAGGCACCGGGCTCGGGCTTTCGGTGGTCTACGGCATCATTCAAAAACATCAGGGCACTATTACCGTGCAAAGCACTCCCGGGCAGGGTACATCCTTTGTCATCCGCCTGCCCTTTCCCGGCCCGAAAGACTCCTTACTCCCCACGGCATGA
- a CDS encoding ABC transporter permease: MGARLLALIIKEFLALFRDKKSRMAVIVPPILQLLVFGYAATFDLEDAKLAILNEDGGVFSRDLAARFERSPGFKIVGYLRSTAEIAPLIDRRGALLVLHIGEQCAQEALGGDGCPLQVLIDGRNSNTAMLALNYVRTIVTDFNEERAEVNGTSLPARLNIRAWFNPNLESRWFIVPGIVALLAMIVTLVVTSLSVAREREAGTFDQLLVTPLHPWEILIGKAMPGLIVGVGEASLIIAVTVFWFEVPLVGKLSVLYPALIIYVLSIIGVGLMISSFSATLQQALLGSFLFIVPAVILSGFSTPIANMPPFMQTLTYLDPMRYFLSIVRRVFLEGAGLEYFIHDLWPMSLIALITLSLATWLFRHRMY, translated from the coding sequence ATGGGTGCCCGTCTGCTTGCCCTGATCATCAAGGAATTCCTCGCCCTGTTTCGCGACAAGAAAAGCCGCATGGCGGTGATCGTGCCGCCGATCCTGCAGCTCTTGGTGTTCGGTTATGCCGCCACCTTTGACCTGGAGGATGCCAAGCTGGCGATCCTCAACGAGGATGGGGGGGTGTTTTCCCGCGATCTGGCGGCCCGGTTCGAGCGCTCGCCAGGCTTCAAAATAGTGGGGTATCTGCGGTCAACGGCCGAGATCGCGCCCCTGATCGACCGCCGTGGAGCGCTCCTGGTCCTGCACATCGGAGAACAGTGTGCACAGGAGGCGCTGGGCGGCGACGGCTGCCCGCTGCAGGTGCTGATCGACGGCCGCAACTCCAACACCGCTATGCTGGCGCTCAACTACGTGCGCACCATTGTCACCGACTTCAACGAGGAACGGGCCGAAGTGAACGGCACCAGCTTGCCGGCCCGGCTCAACATCCGCGCCTGGTTCAACCCGAACCTGGAGAGCCGCTGGTTCATCGTTCCCGGCATTGTCGCCCTGCTGGCCATGATCGTCACCCTGGTGGTGACCTCCTTGTCGGTGGCCCGCGAGCGCGAGGCCGGCACCTTTGACCAGTTGCTGGTCACGCCCCTCCACCCCTGGGAGATCCTGATCGGCAAGGCCATGCCCGGATTGATCGTCGGCGTGGGCGAGGCCTCGCTGATCATCGCGGTGACCGTGTTCTGGTTCGAGGTGCCGCTGGTCGGCAAGTTGAGCGTGCTCTATCCGGCACTGATCATCTACGTGCTCTCCATCATCGGCGTGGGGTTGATGATCTCGTCGTTTTCCGCCACCCTGCAGCAAGCCCTGCTCGGCTCCTTTCTCTTCATCGTGCCGGCGGTGATCCTCTCCGGCTTCTCCACCCCGATCGCCAACATGCCGCCGTTCATGCAGACCTTGACCTACCTCGATCCGATGCGTTATTTCCTGTCCATCGTCCGCCGGGTGTTCCTCGAAGGGGCCGGGCTCGAATACTTTATCCACGATCTCTGGCCGATGTCGCTCATCGCCCTGATCACCCTCAGCCTGGCCACCTGGCTGTTCCGTCACCGGATGTATTGA
- a CDS encoding ABC transporter permease, whose amino-acid sequence MNPGRRMRLGGMIRKEWLQVIRDPSSIAIAFFLPMLLLLIFGYGVSLDARDVRIGLVVEQADSQSQSFAGSFFQTPYFAPESFPSIQEAETALRENRVDGIIWLRHTFGREYLRKDSPPIGVIVNGVDANTARLIEGYVQGIWFGWLEQQAERAGRQLQAPVRLEQRVWYNPQVRSTDFLVPGVLAVIMTLIGALLTALVIAREWERGTMEALLVTRISAPEILVGKLIPYFILGMGGLLLSLVMARFLFHVPLRGSLWLLLATSALFLWVALGMGFFISTIFRSQFVAALVAMVSTFLPAFILSGFIFDIQSAPPVIQMLTHLIAARYYVSILQTLFLVGDVWSVVLPNAAALVAMGLFFHGIVYRKTRKKLE is encoded by the coding sequence ATGAATCCAGGACGGCGGATGCGCCTGGGGGGCATGATCCGCAAGGAATGGCTCCAGGTCATCCGCGACCCCTCCAGCATTGCCATTGCTTTTTTTCTGCCGATGCTGCTGCTGCTCATTTTCGGCTACGGCGTGTCCCTGGACGCCAGGGACGTGCGCATCGGGCTGGTGGTCGAACAGGCCGACAGCCAGTCGCAGAGCTTTGCCGGCAGCTTTTTTCAGACTCCCTATTTCGCACCCGAATCGTTCCCCTCGATTCAGGAGGCGGAAACCGCGCTGCGGGAAAACCGAGTGGACGGCATCATCTGGCTGCGCCATACCTTCGGCCGCGAGTATCTGCGCAAGGATTCACCGCCCATCGGGGTGATTGTCAACGGGGTCGATGCCAACACCGCCCGCCTGATCGAAGGCTATGTTCAGGGGATTTGGTTCGGCTGGCTGGAGCAGCAAGCCGAACGGGCCGGCAGACAGCTGCAGGCGCCGGTACGCTTGGAGCAGCGCGTCTGGTACAATCCGCAGGTGCGCTCCACCGATTTCCTCGTCCCCGGGGTGCTGGCGGTGATCATGACCCTGATCGGCGCCCTGCTCACCGCCCTGGTGATTGCCCGCGAGTGGGAGCGCGGCACCATGGAGGCCTTGCTGGTCACCCGCATCTCCGCTCCGGAGATCCTGGTGGGCAAACTGATCCCCTATTTCATCCTCGGCATGGGCGGCCTGCTGCTGTCGCTGGTGATGGCCCGCTTTCTCTTCCATGTGCCGCTGCGTGGCTCGCTGTGGCTGCTGCTGGCCACCTCGGCCCTGTTTCTCTGGGTGGCGCTGGGCATGGGCTTTTTCATTTCCACCATTTTCCGCTCTCAATTCGTGGCCGCGCTGGTGGCCATGGTCTCCACCTTTCTTCCGGCCTTCATTCTCTCGGGCTTCATCTTCGACATCCAGAGCGCGCCGCCGGTGATCCAGATGCTCACCCACCTGATCGCGGCCCGCTACTACGTCTCCATTCTCCAAACCCTGTTCCTGGTGGGCGACGTGTGGAGCGTGGTGCTGCCCAATGCGGCCGCGCTGGTGGCCATGGGCCTGTTTTTTCACGGTATCGTTTACCGAAAAACCCGAAAAAAACTGGAATAA
- a CDS encoding ATP-binding cassette domain-containing protein, with translation MSPPLPSAAEALVPDPAPRPALILDRVSKTFTVNNQQVTALAGVSCTVKPRMVTGLIGPDGAGKTTLMRLCAGLLSPDGGDIRALEIDAVREPLKVQASVGYMPQRFGLYEDLTVQENLDLYADLQGVEPPLRPGRYKQLLAMAGLEGFRGRLAGRLSGGMKQKLGLVCTLVRPPRLLLLDEPTVGVDPVSRRELWQIVYHLVEAEGMSVLLSTAYLDEAERCAEVVLIHQGQILGHDQPQSFSRQVAGRTWLVHAPALPKRTLQRRLSRDPAVLDALILGKAVRVVSREQTPLRLPELAHESGADIVPVPPRFEDYFVATLKDDQAIEGNGQPIALQRANGRFAGQDVITVDNLVRRFGDFLAVDHVSFRVRHGEIFGLLGANGAGKTTTFRMLCGLLPISSGACTVAGMNLRTAAAAARARIGYMAQRFSLYGNLSVLQNLKFFSSAYGLRGAKRQTQIDWALDTFDLAPFAASESQSLPLGFKQRLALAVALMHEPEVLFLDEPTSGVDPLARREFWVQINSLADQGVTVLVTTHFMEEAEYCDRLVIMADGRVLAEGTPESLKEGLVGIDGREATMEDAFIGLLESGKKEPEQGRTGA, from the coding sequence ATGAGCCCGCCACTGCCTTCAGCGGCCGAAGCCCTCGTCCCTGATCCGGCTCCCCGACCGGCTCTGATCCTCGATCGGGTCAGCAAGACCTTCACCGTTAACAACCAGCAGGTCACCGCCCTGGCCGGGGTGAGCTGCACCGTCAAACCACGCATGGTCACCGGCTTGATCGGTCCGGATGGAGCGGGCAAGACCACCCTGATGCGGCTGTGCGCTGGATTGCTCAGCCCGGACGGGGGCGATATCCGCGCCTTGGAGATCGATGCGGTCCGCGAGCCGCTCAAGGTCCAGGCCAGTGTGGGCTACATGCCGCAGCGCTTCGGCCTCTACGAAGATCTCACCGTCCAGGAAAATCTCGATCTCTATGCCGATCTGCAGGGCGTGGAACCGCCCCTGCGGCCGGGGCGGTACAAACAACTGCTGGCCATGGCCGGCCTGGAGGGGTTTCGCGGCCGTCTGGCCGGGCGGCTCTCCGGCGGCATGAAGCAGAAACTCGGCCTGGTCTGCACCCTGGTGCGGCCGCCGCGCCTGCTGCTGCTCGATGAACCCACGGTCGGCGTCGATCCGGTGTCGCGGCGGGAGCTGTGGCAGATCGTCTATCACCTGGTCGAGGCCGAGGGCATGAGCGTGCTGCTCAGCACCGCCTATCTCGACGAGGCCGAACGCTGCGCCGAGGTGGTGCTCATTCACCAGGGGCAGATTCTCGGCCATGACCAACCCCAGTCCTTCAGCCGTCAGGTAGCTGGCCGAACCTGGTTGGTCCACGCCCCGGCCCTGCCCAAACGGACCCTGCAACGGCGGTTGAGCCGCGACCCGGCCGTGCTCGACGCCCTGATTCTCGGCAAGGCGGTGCGGGTGGTCAGCCGGGAACAGACGCCCCTGCGCCTGCCTGAACTGGCGCACGAAAGCGGGGCGGATATCGTCCCGGTACCGCCCCGCTTTGAAGACTATTTTGTCGCCACCCTCAAAGACGACCAGGCCATCGAAGGCAACGGCCAACCCATTGCCCTGCAACGCGCCAACGGCCGATTTGCCGGTCAGGACGTGATCACGGTCGACAATTTGGTGCGCCGTTTCGGCGACTTCCTCGCGGTCGACCATGTCAGCTTCCGCGTGCGCCACGGCGAAATCTTCGGCCTGCTCGGGGCCAACGGCGCCGGCAAGACCACCACCTTTCGCATGCTTTGTGGCCTGCTGCCCATTTCCAGCGGCGCCTGCACCGTGGCCGGGATGAATCTGCGCACGGCCGCGGCAGCCGCCCGGGCGCGTATCGGCTACATGGCACAACGGTTTTCCCTCTACGGCAACCTGAGCGTGCTGCAGAATCTCAAATTCTTCAGCAGCGCCTATGGCCTGCGCGGCGCAAAGCGGCAAACGCAGATCGACTGGGCCCTGGACACCTTTGACCTCGCTCCGTTCGCCGCCAGCGAAAGCCAGTCCTTGCCGCTGGGTTTCAAGCAACGGCTGGCCCTGGCCGTGGCCCTGATGCACGAACCCGAGGTGCTGTTTCTCGACGAACCCACCTCCGGGGTCGATCCCCTGGCCCGGCGCGAGTTTTGGGTGCAAATCAACAGCCTGGCCGACCAGGGCGTGACCGTGCTGGTCACCACCCATTTCATGGAAGAGGCCGAATACTGTGACCGGTTGGTGATCATGGCCGATGGCCGGGTACTGGCCGAAGGCACGCCGGAGAGCCTCAAGGAGGGTCTGGTGGGGATCGACGGCCGGGAGGCGACCATGGAGGACGCCTTCATCGGTTTGCTGGAGAGCGGGAAAAAAGAACCCGAACAAGGGAGGACCGGCGCATGA
- a CDS encoding YbhB/YbcL family Raf kinase inhibitor-like protein, which translates to MSLKLSSTAFGHQGRIPSLYTCDGHDLSPPLSWTGMPPATRSLALLVVDPDAPDPLAPKTTWVHWVLYNLPADCTGLPEAVSRADLPPGTREGVNDWRRTGYGGPCPPIGRHRYFFRLYALDAVLPNLGNPTRSEVERAMQGHVLAEAELMGTYQR; encoded by the coding sequence ATGAGCTTGAAACTTTCCTCCACCGCCTTTGGCCATCAGGGCAGAATTCCCTCCTTATATACCTGTGACGGCCACGATCTGTCGCCGCCGCTGAGCTGGACAGGGATGCCGCCGGCAACCCGAAGCCTGGCGCTGCTGGTCGTTGATCCGGACGCACCCGATCCGCTGGCGCCGAAAACCACCTGGGTCCATTGGGTGCTGTACAACCTGCCCGCCGACTGCACGGGCCTGCCGGAGGCCGTATCCCGGGCCGATCTTCCTCCTGGCACCAGGGAGGGCGTCAATGACTGGCGCCGTACCGGCTACGGCGGCCCCTGCCCGCCCATCGGCCGCCATCGGTATTTCTTCAGGCTCTACGCCCTGGACGCGGTCCTGCCCAACCTGGGCAACCCCACGAGAAGCGAGGTGGAACGGGCCATGCAAGGACATGTGCTGGCAGAAGCTGAGTTGATGGGCACCTATCAGCGCTGA